The sequence AAGAATCCCAATAGTTCGGTATCTATGGTGGCGATGGCGTTGGCCGATCGAGGCTCATCGTCGAATAAGGCAAGTTCGCCAAAGAAATCACCCACGCCTAATTCCGCTAAAATATTTTCATTACCGGCCCGGGTTCCAACGGTGATCTTCACAGTACCGTGCATAATGATATACATTCCTTCGCCGGGGGCACGATTTTTAAAAACAAAATCTCCGGCACCAAAAGTGCGGTGATGCATCATTTTTTCAAGTTCCGAAAACTCTTTATCGGAAAAATCTTTAAATACTGGGACTTGTTTCAGGGTTAAGACGGTTTCACTCTCAGAGCGATTCCATCCTTTAAAAATATTTTCCCACTTGGCGCTTTTCAATTTAGACTCCTTAATTTAGAAGATGGATTATAGATATAGGAAGGTGAATTGTACAAGGAAAGACAATCAACAATAAAATTGACCTGTCTTCTCATGATTAGGTACTTTTGATGATAATGTTTCGGCAAATTATACCAATTTTAATCGTTTTTTCCTTGACCCTTTGCTGGGGGCAAAAAATATCAAAGGATTACAAGAAGGAACTTAAAGCGCAAAACAGCGCCATTCAATCGCTTCGAAATGAAATTGAAGCGACCAAGAACCGCATTCAATCTGAAGGTAGAAAAGAAAAAACTTCTGCTCGCCGAGTAAATAACCTTTCAGAAGAAATATCCCTTCTTCAAAGATTAGTAAGAGAAATTAAAAAGGAAGAGGAACTCCTCGTTGCGGATATTTCTCGGACTGAAAAGCATATTAAAAAAAGTGAAATTGAATTAGATACTTTGAGAGTTCGCTATGCACGGCGATTGGGCAAAATTTATAAAAAAGGCCAGTTATCAAATTTGGAGAAAATTTTCAGTTCCACCTCATGGCGCCAGGCGATTTACCGCACAAAATATTTAAAAATTATTTCTGATTTGGATCAAAAAACCCACGCAACGATTCGGTCTTTGTTAGTAGAAATAGGTCAACAGAAATTAGGCCTCGAGGCTGCATTGAGGAAAAAGCGTCGCCTTAAAAGGGATCGTGAAAAAACCCTGTCCGAAGTTCGTAATAAAAAACGAAAAGAACAGCGGGAACTGACGAAGATTCGCAAAAGTCAAAAAGAGCTTAAAACCTATCTCACTGAAAAACAGGCTGGTGTAAAACAATTGGAATCTATCCTTAAAAAAATTCGAGAGGATATTGCCAGAACTGATAGGGAAGATCGAATTCGAAAGCAGCAGATGGCCCTTAAGGCAAAAGAGTTTCCCAAACTAAAAGGGCAATTGGCTTGGCCGGCTGAAGGCCGGGTTATAACGAAATTTGGGCGCCAGTGGAATGCTAAATTGAAAACGACAACCGAAAACCCCGGAGTTGATATTAAAGGGAAACCTGGTTCTGAAATCCGCACTGTTTTGGGCGGTATCGTTACTACAATTACTTTTCTCCGTGGTTTTGGGACAACCATAATCATTGACCATGGTAACGGCTTTTATACTGTTTATAGCCATGTGACCAATGTGGAAGTCAATGAAGATAGTGAAGTTCGCGGCGGTGATGTGATTGCATATATGGGCGATTCTGGTTCTATTAATGGTTCTCAACTTCATTTCGAAATATGGGGCCAAGGGCAGAAGCAAAATCCAGAAAAATGGTTACGCAAAAAATGATATTCAAAGATTATCAACCCATGGTGTGGGAACGCCTTTTGCGTGCCAAATCCAACAATCGTGTTGGTAGCGCTTATTTATTTACTGGATCCCGAGGATGTGGCAAAGAATGGGGTGCGATCGAATTTGCAAAATTATTGAATTGTGAAAATGCCAGTGGTACTTCCTGTAATCGTTGCCCGTCCTGTGCAAAATTTGTTGGCTTACAACATCCCAATTTAAAATTAATTGTTCCCCTTCCCGGAAGCGATAAATCTACCAAAAGTTCCAATCCATTAGATGCCTTAAAAAAAGAGGATCTGGAATATCTTACGGAGGCGATTGCCCGAAAAGGAAGTAATCCATTCTATAAAATCATGGTGCCCGCTGCCAGGCGTATTACTATAAATTCAATACGGGATTTACGAAAAACCATTTATTTAAAGTCTCAATCGAATGGTCAAAAAATTGTATTAATCTTGGATGCCCATCTTTTGTCTGCTGGAATGGGTGAGTCCGCAAATGCTTTGTTAAAAATATTAGAAGAGCCGCCACCGAATACAACATTAATTTTAGTATCCGATAAAAAGTCAGCACTACTGCCAACTATAATAAGTCGTTGCCAGCCGATTAACTTTCCCGCCTTGAACTTAGATCAAACGAGATTGATTTTGGAAAATGATGGCATTGAAAATGAACAAGCAACTCAAATTGCATTGGTGGCAAAAGGGGATGTCCATTTAGCGAAAGAAATTTCTAGTCAGTCTACGGGAAAAATATTAGCCGAAGCCGAAGCTTTATCAAAGCTATTGACCCGTGTGAATGAAAATGGTTGGCGGGAGTTCATCAATAGTAATGCCATGCTTGCTGCTCGGAAACCACAAGAATTCAAATTCAGGGTATACTTGCTTCAACTTTGGTTTCACCAAGCATATGAATTGAGAACTGGGGAGGCACCCAATGGAATATTGCCGGGGATGACTGAATCGTTGCAACAATTCAATGATACATATCCCGTGGCTGATTTAGCAGGAATAAATAAAATCCTGGAAGAAACGGTTGAATCATTGGTTCGGAATCTGTACACACCCTTAACTTTGACCAATCTATTAATCTCCGTTCAAGAACTTTTAAAAGGCAAAATTCCAATATCCGTCGCATGAATACTTTTTACATTACTACGCCCATTTATTATGTCAACGATAAACCCCATATTGGTCACGCTTACACAACCATCTTGGCTGATGTACTTACCCGTTTTCATCGCAATGCTGGCGAAGATGTGTTCTTTCTCACCGGCCTTGATGAGCATGGCCAAAAGGTGCAGCAGGCAGCGGAGAATCGGAATGTAGATCCGAAACAACACTGCGATGAAATGGCACCTCGGTTTCTTGAACTTTGGGAAAAGCTCCATATCAAGAATGATGATTTTATCCGCACTACAGAAACACGGCATGTGAAAGTGGTTCAGGAAATCCTTCAACAAGTCTATGAT is a genomic window of Candidatus Neomarinimicrobiota bacterium containing:
- a CDS encoding cyclic nucleotide-binding domain-containing protein, translating into MKSAKWENIFKGWNRSESETVLTLKQVPVFKDFSDKEFSELEKMMHHRTFGAGDFVFKNRAPGEGMYIIMHGTVKITVGTRAGNENILAELGVGDFFGELALFDDEPRSANAIATIDTELLGF
- a CDS encoding peptidoglycan DD-metalloendopeptidase family protein; the encoded protein is MFRQIIPILIVFSLTLCWGQKISKDYKKELKAQNSAIQSLRNEIEATKNRIQSEGRKEKTSARRVNNLSEEISLLQRLVREIKKEEELLVADISRTEKHIKKSEIELDTLRVRYARRLGKIYKKGQLSNLEKIFSSTSWRQAIYRTKYLKIISDLDQKTHATIRSLLVEIGQQKLGLEAALRKKRRLKRDREKTLSEVRNKKRKEQRELTKIRKSQKELKTYLTEKQAGVKQLESILKKIREDIARTDREDRIRKQQMALKAKEFPKLKGQLAWPAEGRVITKFGRQWNAKLKTTTENPGVDIKGKPGSEIRTVLGGIVTTITFLRGFGTTIIIDHGNGFYTVYSHVTNVEVNEDSEVRGGDVIAYMGDSGSINGSQLHFEIWGQGQKQNPEKWLRKK
- a CDS encoding class I tRNA ligase family protein, which gives rise to MNTFYITTPIYYVNDKPHIGHAYTTILADVLTRFHRNAGEDVFFLTGLDEHGQKVQQAAENRNVDPKQHCDEMAPRFLELWEKLHIKNDDFIRTTETRHVKVVQEILQQVYDNGDIYEDEYEGLYSVSEERFITEKEAESGEFRDIKKLKEK